A single region of the Rhodococcus sp. W8901 genome encodes:
- a CDS encoding alpha/beta hydrolase-fold protein produces the protein MRLGLERPQRREGAGGGWRKRALGFAAAALVLPIAAGLTSGGTAVAQSIGSPEAPSTMQSGVPGTVQRVDWLTDRRVAVWVNSPSMGVPIQVQLLLARDWNAKPDAKFPAVFMLDGMRARDDENGWTLDTDAEAFFADKNVNVVLPIGGNSSFYADWLDQNNGHNYQWETFLTKELPPILEGQWRTTQTRGVVGLSMGGTSAMMLSARNQGFFKFAGSLSGILTTTTLGMPQAISYAINDAGGFDADAMWGNPTNDAWAAHDPYLLADKLKGVSLYISSGSGTTGPYDQPSGIPGISTNYAGMGLEILSRLTSQTFTTKLRKLNIPATVNYRPSGTHSWPYWEFELHQLWPQLANSLGVEVDKPACGPSGAIAPVANGNKWIGDCLTGEYSVPGGVAQDYRFGRIFHSGSGTYPVAGRIGGAYQGAGGPAGDLGMPTTPEIVLADGRGRLNHFQNGSVYWTPQTGAHAVSGPIRDTWSKLGWETGGLGYPTDDAVKIPGKEGLIQSFEGGAVYWTPQTGANAVQGLIMKKYGELNWENGWLGLPLTNEVPVKDGGRFNRFQNGNIYWSPASGAWSVKNGPIFDAWKDENYENGRLGFPIGDQRDIPGGVEQNFQHGVITIKDGKAAIR, from the coding sequence ATGCGATTAGGTCTCGAGCGGCCACAGCGCCGCGAAGGAGCCGGGGGAGGTTGGCGCAAGCGGGCGCTCGGCTTCGCCGCGGCCGCGCTCGTGCTGCCGATCGCGGCGGGCCTGACGTCGGGTGGCACCGCTGTCGCCCAGTCGATCGGCTCCCCCGAGGCGCCCTCGACCATGCAGTCCGGGGTGCCGGGCACCGTCCAGCGCGTCGACTGGCTCACGGATCGTCGGGTCGCGGTGTGGGTCAATTCGCCGTCGATGGGCGTCCCGATCCAGGTGCAGCTGCTGCTCGCACGGGACTGGAATGCCAAGCCGGACGCCAAGTTCCCCGCCGTCTTCATGCTCGACGGCATGCGTGCGCGCGACGACGAGAACGGCTGGACGCTCGACACCGACGCCGAGGCGTTCTTCGCCGACAAGAACGTCAACGTGGTGCTGCCGATCGGCGGCAACTCCAGCTTCTACGCCGACTGGCTCGACCAGAACAACGGTCACAACTACCAGTGGGAGACGTTCCTCACCAAGGAACTCCCGCCGATCCTCGAGGGCCAGTGGCGGACCACGCAGACGCGTGGTGTCGTCGGCCTGTCGATGGGCGGCACGTCCGCGATGATGCTCTCGGCGCGCAACCAGGGCTTCTTCAAGTTCGCCGGTTCGCTGTCGGGCATCCTGACGACCACGACGCTCGGTATGCCGCAGGCCATCTCGTACGCGATCAACGACGCCGGCGGATTCGACGCCGACGCGATGTGGGGCAACCCCACCAACGACGCGTGGGCCGCGCACGATCCGTACCTGCTGGCCGACAAGCTCAAGGGCGTCAGCCTCTACATCTCCAGCGGCAGCGGAACGACGGGTCCCTACGACCAGCCGTCCGGCATCCCGGGCATCAGCACCAACTACGCGGGCATGGGTCTCGAGATCCTGTCGCGCCTCACGTCGCAGACGTTCACGACCAAGCTGCGCAAGCTGAACATCCCCGCAACCGTGAACTACCGTCCGTCGGGCACGCATTCGTGGCCGTACTGGGAGTTCGAGCTGCACCAGCTGTGGCCGCAGCTCGCCAACTCGCTCGGCGTCGAGGTCGACAAGCCGGCCTGCGGTCCGAGCGGTGCCATCGCGCCGGTCGCGAACGGCAACAAGTGGATCGGCGACTGCCTCACCGGTGAGTACTCCGTGCCCGGCGGTGTGGCGCAGGACTACCGCTTCGGTCGGATCTTCCACTCGGGTAGCGGTACGTACCCGGTCGCGGGACGCATCGGTGGTGCGTACCAGGGTGCCGGCGGACCGGCCGGTGACCTCGGAATGCCGACGACCCCCGAGATCGTGCTGGCCGACGGCCGCGGGCGTCTGAACCATTTCCAGAACGGTTCGGTCTACTGGACGCCGCAGACCGGCGCGCACGCGGTGAGCGGTCCGATCCGGGACACCTGGTCCAAGCTGGGCTGGGAGACCGGTGGACTGGGCTACCCGACTGACGACGCGGTCAAGATCCCGGGCAAGGAAGGCCTGATCCAGAGCTTCGAGGGCGGTGCCGTCTACTGGACGCCGCAGACCGGAGCGAATGCGGTTCAGGGCCTGATCATGAAGAAGTACGGCGAACTGAACTGGGAGAACGGCTGGCTCGGCCTGCCGCTGACCAACGAGGTTCCCGTGAAGGACGGCGGTCGCTTCAACCGGTTCCAGAACGGCAACATCTACTGGAGCCCCGCCAGCGGCGCATGGTCGGTCAAGAACGGCCCGATCTTCGACGCCTGGAAGGACGAGAACTACGAGAACGGCCGTCTCGGCTTCCCGATCGGTGACCAGCGAGACATCCCGGGTGGTGTCGAGCAGAACTTCCAGCATGGTGTCATCACCATCAAGGACGGCAAGGCAGCGATCCGCTGA
- a CDS encoding phosphatase PAP2 family protein, producing MSSASEVRILQTVQATIGSRPQVIRAARGLSHFGEHALGWVAVAGVGAALDKPRRRRWAGVAVGAVGAHAASIVIKRVVRRPRPNDPSVQINVSTPSKLSFPSSHATSTTAAAVLLGRLTGLPLPAVLVPPMLLSRLVLGVHYPTDVLAGSALGAVSAAAVLRAEQKFGVK from the coding sequence GTGTCTTCGGCATCTGAGGTCCGGATCCTGCAGACCGTGCAGGCCACGATCGGGTCCAGGCCCCAGGTGATCCGCGCGGCGCGCGGGCTGTCGCACTTCGGTGAACACGCGCTCGGCTGGGTGGCCGTCGCCGGTGTCGGTGCGGCACTGGACAAGCCGCGACGTCGGCGCTGGGCAGGCGTCGCGGTCGGCGCGGTCGGCGCGCACGCGGCGTCGATCGTCATCAAGCGAGTCGTCCGCCGTCCCCGGCCGAACGACCCGTCCGTCCAGATCAACGTGTCGACGCCGAGCAAGTTGAGCTTCCCGTCCTCGCACGCGACATCCACCACGGCGGCGGCGGTGCTGCTCGGTCGACTCACCGGGCTACCCTTGCCTGCGGTACTGGTCCCGCCGATGCTGCTCTCGCGCCTGGTTCTCGGGGTGCACTACCCGACCGACGTGCTCGCGGGGTCGGCACTCGGCGCCGTGTCCGCAGCAGCAGTGCTGCGGGCCGAGCAGAAGTTTGGAGTGAAATGA
- the glf gene encoding UDP-galactopyranose mutase, with protein sequence MTAQNAPAPSVGQYDLIVVGSGFFGLTIAERAATQLGKRVLVVERRHHLGGNAYSEADPETGIEIHKYGAHLFHTSNKRVWDYVTQFTEFTGYQHRVFAMHKGQAYQFPMGLGLVSQFFGRYFSPAEARALIAEQAAEFDSKDAKNFEEKAISLIGRPLYEAFMKAYTAKQWQTDPKNLPAGNITRLPVRYTFDNRYFNDTYEGLPVDGYTAWLENMAKDPKIEVRLNTDWFDVRDDLRAANPDAPVVYTGPLDLYFDYSEGELGWRTLDFETEVLSDCGDFQGTPVMNYNDADVPFTRIHEFRHFHPERDYPKDKTVIMREFSRFAESGDEPYYPINTPEDRAKLEAYRDRAKSETANAKVLFGGRLGTYQYLDMHMAIASALSMFDNTLRPHLESGEPLAGDQA encoded by the coding sequence GTGACTGCCCAAAACGCGCCCGCACCGTCCGTAGGTCAGTACGACCTGATCGTCGTCGGATCCGGATTCTTCGGTCTGACGATCGCCGAGAGGGCTGCGACGCAGCTAGGCAAGCGCGTGCTCGTCGTCGAGCGCCGCCACCACCTCGGCGGCAACGCGTACTCGGAGGCCGATCCCGAAACCGGGATCGAGATCCACAAGTACGGCGCGCACCTGTTCCACACGTCGAACAAGCGGGTCTGGGACTACGTCACCCAGTTCACCGAGTTCACCGGCTACCAGCACCGCGTCTTCGCGATGCACAAGGGCCAGGCCTACCAGTTCCCGATGGGCCTCGGGCTGGTGTCGCAGTTCTTCGGCCGCTACTTCTCGCCGGCCGAGGCGCGTGCGCTCATCGCCGAGCAGGCCGCCGAGTTCGACAGCAAGGACGCGAAGAACTTCGAGGAGAAGGCGATCAGCCTCATCGGTCGCCCGCTGTACGAGGCGTTCATGAAGGCGTACACCGCCAAGCAGTGGCAGACCGACCCGAAGAACCTCCCAGCCGGCAACATCACCCGCCTGCCGGTGCGGTACACGTTCGACAACCGCTATTTCAACGACACCTACGAGGGTCTGCCGGTCGACGGCTACACCGCGTGGCTCGAGAACATGGCGAAGGACCCCAAGATCGAGGTCCGGCTGAACACGGACTGGTTCGACGTCCGCGACGACCTGCGCGCCGCCAACCCCGACGCCCCCGTCGTGTACACCGGCCCGCTGGACCTGTACTTCGACTACTCCGAGGGCGAGCTGGGCTGGCGCACCCTCGACTTCGAGACCGAGGTGCTGAGCGACTGCGGTGACTTCCAGGGCACCCCGGTCATGAACTACAACGACGCCGACGTGCCGTTCACCCGTATCCACGAGTTCCGCCACTTCCACCCGGAACGGGACTACCCCAAGGACAAGACGGTCATCATGCGCGAGTTCTCGCGCTTCGCGGAGAGCGGCGACGAGCCGTACTACCCGATCAACACCCCCGAGGACCGCGCGAAGCTCGAGGCCTACCGCGACCGCGCGAAGTCCGAGACGGCCAACGCGAAGGTCCTGTTCGGCGGGCGCCTCGGTACCTACCAGTACCTGGACATGCACATGGCGATCGCGAGCGCGCTGTCGATGTTCGACAACACGCTGCGTCCGCACCTCGAGTCCGGTGAGCCGCTGGCCGGAGACCAGGCGTGA
- the zomB gene encoding flagellar motor control protein ZomB: protein MSLSTSSEPTRTTDEPVVDRSPQGNRISRAVFVGGVVVTAFLFAWGAWQRRWIADDGLIVLRTVRNLLAGNGPVFNAGERVEANTSTLWTYVVYAFGWITQARLEYVVLTIALVMSVGAMVLAMFTARRLYAPTMSASGSTMVLLPAGVLVYIALPPARDFATSGLETCLVIFWIALLALLLVRWAQAADPSRASVLTLAFVAGLSPLVRPEMAILGALALLMVLLSTGMDWRSRTAVVVVAGLVPVAYQIFRMGYYGLPYPNTAVTKEAGGSEWSQGFTYLGNLVGPYLLWLPLLLLGVGAGLVWCLTRSTRTAEIAVSAPSRVLRFRGWLRSTRGVVAFILVGGALLAAYAIRVGGDFMHGRTLLPALFCLLLPVAVVPIRVPRAGDRQDRRAMILGAGSLAVWVGIVGWAAWAASLVGMPNGTVVGRSGIVDERAFYSLNTGHKHPIRAEDYLDFPRVRAIVETIADTPDGGLLMSSGAQDFMWVVPPPVPIPPGGAGHTVFFPMLGMAAMNVPLDVRVVDNIGLANPIAAHTDRLADGRIGHDKDLLPDWLVADTGMVPVHPWLPPFIDERWVADARTALTCPQTQDLLTSYRSDLTWARFKQNFRRSFEFADYRIDRIPAYEIQRCGLGTPTS, encoded by the coding sequence GTGTCGCTCTCTACCTCATCTGAGCCGACACGCACCACCGACGAACCCGTAGTTGATCGGAGCCCCCAGGGCAACCGCATCAGCCGCGCCGTGTTCGTCGGTGGTGTCGTCGTCACGGCATTCCTTTTCGCCTGGGGTGCGTGGCAGCGACGGTGGATCGCCGACGACGGGCTGATCGTGCTGCGCACGGTCCGGAATCTGCTCGCCGGCAACGGTCCCGTCTTCAACGCGGGGGAGCGCGTCGAAGCCAACACCAGCACGCTGTGGACGTACGTCGTCTACGCCTTCGGCTGGATCACGCAGGCCCGGCTCGAGTACGTCGTGTTGACGATCGCCCTGGTCATGTCGGTCGGTGCGATGGTGCTGGCAATGTTCACCGCCCGGCGTCTCTACGCGCCGACCATGTCGGCATCGGGCAGCACGATGGTGCTTCTGCCCGCCGGAGTCCTCGTCTACATCGCCCTGCCCCCGGCCCGGGATTTCGCGACCTCCGGTCTGGAAACCTGCCTGGTCATCTTCTGGATCGCCCTGCTGGCGCTGCTGCTCGTGCGATGGGCGCAGGCCGCCGACCCGTCCCGCGCCTCGGTCCTCACACTGGCGTTCGTCGCCGGGCTGAGTCCGCTGGTGCGTCCCGAGATGGCGATCCTCGGCGCCCTCGCCCTCCTCATGGTTCTCCTCTCGACCGGAATGGACTGGCGCTCGAGGACCGCGGTCGTCGTCGTGGCGGGCCTGGTGCCGGTGGCCTATCAGATCTTCCGCATGGGCTACTACGGTCTGCCGTACCCGAACACGGCGGTGACGAAGGAAGCCGGCGGTTCCGAATGGAGCCAGGGCTTCACCTACCTCGGCAACCTGGTCGGGCCGTATCTGTTGTGGCTTCCACTGCTTCTGCTCGGCGTCGGTGCCGGGCTCGTCTGGTGCCTGACCCGGTCCACCCGCACCGCTGAGATCGCGGTTTCCGCGCCGTCGCGGGTACTCCGATTCCGCGGTTGGCTGCGCAGCACCCGTGGGGTCGTGGCCTTCATCCTGGTCGGCGGAGCCCTGTTGGCGGCGTACGCCATTCGCGTCGGCGGCGACTTCATGCACGGACGCACCCTGCTGCCGGCCCTCTTCTGCCTGCTGCTGCCGGTCGCCGTCGTCCCGATCCGCGTGCCGCGGGCAGGGGACCGGCAGGACCGGCGGGCGATGATCCTCGGTGCCGGATCGCTCGCGGTCTGGGTCGGCATCGTGGGGTGGGCCGCATGGGCCGCCAGCCTCGTCGGCATGCCGAACGGCACCGTTGTCGGCAGGAGCGGCATCGTCGACGAGCGAGCGTTCTACTCGCTCAACACCGGCCACAAGCACCCGATCCGTGCCGAGGACTACCTCGACTTCCCGCGGGTACGCGCGATCGTCGAGACGATCGCGGACACCCCGGACGGTGGTTTGTTGATGTCCTCCGGCGCCCAAGATTTCATGTGGGTGGTTCCGCCTCCGGTGCCGATCCCGCCGGGCGGCGCCGGCCACACGGTGTTCTTCCCGATGCTCGGAATGGCGGCGATGAACGTCCCGCTGGACGTTCGTGTGGTCGACAACATCGGACTGGCGAACCCCATCGCCGCGCACACGGATCGACTTGCCGACGGACGCATCGGCCACGACAAGGACCTGCTCCCGGACTGGCTCGTCGCCGACACGGGGATGGTGCCAGTGCATCCGTGGTTGCCGCCGTTCATCGATGAGCGCTGGGTGGCGGATGCTCGAACGGCGCTGACCTGCCCGCAGACCCAGGATCTGCTCACGTCCTATCGCTCGGATCTCACGTGGGCCCGGTTCAAACAGAACTTCCGACGGTCCTTCGAGTTCGCCGACTATCGGATCGACCGCATCCCGGCGTACGAGATCCAGAGGTGTGGGCTCGGAACTCCGACGTCGTGA
- a CDS encoding alpha/beta hydrolase: MRFDRQRLTRRFKQRVMALGAAALVLPLAAGIAGGAVATAAPARAVAPAGGYEELSVPSSMGPVKVQVQWAARGGDAALYLLDGLRARDDANAWTFETNALDQFRLDDVTLVMPVGGQSSFYTDWYAPSNFNGQQITYKWETFLTKELPAYLATRGVSRSNNAVLGLSMGGSAALTLAAYHRDQFKFAGSLSGYLHISAPGMREAIRVAMLDAGRFNVDSMWGPPWSPNWLRNDPFVFAPKLEGLSMYISAASGLPGKYDNPRKAIDYYNAANAMGLEALSLANTRAFQLRLATLKIPATYSFPANGTHAWGYWSDELWKARGQILDALGAR; the protein is encoded by the coding sequence ATGCGTTTTGATCGACAAAGGTTGACCCGGCGCTTCAAGCAGCGGGTGATGGCGCTCGGTGCTGCCGCCCTGGTGCTGCCTCTCGCCGCCGGAATCGCGGGCGGTGCAGTCGCAACTGCCGCTCCGGCGCGCGCCGTTGCTCCCGCGGGCGGATACGAAGAGCTCTCGGTGCCTTCGTCGATGGGGCCGGTCAAGGTGCAGGTCCAGTGGGCCGCCCGTGGTGGCGACGCCGCTCTCTACCTGCTCGACGGTCTTCGTGCTCGTGATGACGCCAACGCGTGGACCTTCGAGACCAACGCACTCGACCAGTTCCGCCTCGACGACGTCACCCTGGTGATGCCGGTCGGCGGCCAGTCCAGCTTCTACACGGACTGGTACGCGCCCAGCAACTTCAACGGGCAGCAGATCACCTACAAGTGGGAGACGTTCCTGACCAAGGAACTTCCGGCCTACCTCGCGACCCGCGGTGTCTCGCGCAGCAACAACGCCGTCCTCGGACTGTCGATGGGTGGCTCGGCCGCACTGACGCTGGCCGCCTACCACCGGGACCAGTTCAAGTTCGCCGGGTCGCTCTCCGGGTACCTGCACATCTCGGCGCCTGGCATGCGTGAGGCGATCCGCGTCGCAATGCTCGACGCCGGCCGCTTCAACGTCGACTCGATGTGGGGCCCGCCGTGGAGCCCCAACTGGCTGCGCAACGACCCGTTCGTGTTCGCGCCGAAGCTCGAGGGCCTGTCGATGTACATCTCGGCGGCGAGCGGTCTGCCCGGCAAGTATGACAACCCGCGCAAGGCCATCGACTACTACAACGCGGCGAATGCGATGGGCCTCGAGGCGCTGTCGCTGGCGAACACCCGCGCGTTCCAGCTGCGCCTGGCCACGCTGAAGATCCCGGCCACCTACAGCTTCCCGGCGAACGGCACCCATGCATGGGGCTACTGGTCGGACGAACTGTGGAAGGCCCGTGGTCAGATCCTCGACGCGCTCGGCGCTCGGTGA
- a CDS encoding DUF732 domain-containing protein → MHFLRTRSALARTVAVGAMTLAAGSLLVACGDDDTTATGSPTTTTTAASTTSKAPSGGGASAAPVAPEQTPAQGSGGGATQPVEEPQAVPSGFPGPTEVPISPRGEAFLNGLKKEGITPASDGLIAVSTADYICAAGEQGSSDAEIATFVTAAVGSEASAAGQELTPEQAGKNAQVYIRVAQAEYCSK, encoded by the coding sequence ATGCACTTCTTACGCACTCGTTCCGCGCTGGCCCGCACTGTGGCCGTCGGCGCTATGACGCTCGCTGCCGGCAGCCTGCTGGTCGCCTGTGGCGACGACGACACGACGGCGACGGGCAGCCCCACCACCACCACCACGGCGGCGTCCACCACGTCCAAGGCGCCCTCCGGTGGCGGCGCGTCGGCGGCCCCGGTGGCTCCGGAGCAGACTCCCGCCCAGGGATCGGGCGGCGGTGCCACCCAGCCGGTCGAGGAGCCGCAGGCAGTGCCGAGCGGCTTCCCCGGCCCGACCGAGGTGCCGATCTCCCCGCGCGGAGAGGCCTTCCTCAACGGGCTGAAGAAGGAGGGCATCACGCCCGCCTCCGACGGCCTCATCGCGGTCTCGACGGCCGACTACATCTGTGCTGCCGGCGAGCAGGGCAGCTCGGACGCGGAGATCGCCACGTTCGTCACCGCCGCCGTCGGCAGTGAGGCGAGCGCGGCCGGTCAGGAGCTGACACCGGAGCAGGCCGGGAAGAACGCCCAGGTCTACATCCGTGTCGCGCAGGCCGAGTACTGCAGCAAGTAG
- a CDS encoding decaprenyl-phosphate phosphoribosyltransferase, with translation MSEEPAVVTGPPKTLAGGIVKAVRPRQWVKNVLVLAAPLAAGSVTQGDVLLPVAIAFVVFCMAASGIYLVNDAMDVEADRAHPTKRFRPIAAGVLPVNMAYGMAVVLLAGSILLSFVANWQLAVVMAVYIGIQLAYCFGLKHQAVLDICIVSSGFLLRAIAGGVAAEIPLSQWFLLIMAFGSLFMAAGKRYAELQLAERTGAKIRKSLEYYTGTYLRFVWTLSATAVVICYGLWAFEQDRANDTNLFAISMVPFTIAILRYAVDVDGGEAGEPEEIALGDRVLQFLAIAWIGVVGVALYLI, from the coding sequence ATGAGCGAGGAGCCGGCGGTCGTCACCGGACCCCCGAAGACGCTGGCCGGAGGCATCGTCAAGGCCGTCCGTCCGCGCCAATGGGTCAAGAACGTGCTCGTGCTGGCGGCCCCGCTGGCCGCCGGGTCCGTCACACAGGGCGACGTCCTGCTGCCGGTCGCGATCGCGTTCGTCGTGTTCTGCATGGCGGCGTCGGGCATCTATCTCGTCAACGACGCGATGGACGTCGAGGCCGATCGGGCACACCCCACCAAGCGGTTCCGGCCCATCGCGGCCGGCGTGCTGCCGGTCAACATGGCCTACGGCATGGCCGTCGTCCTGCTCGCCGGTTCGATCCTCCTGTCGTTCGTCGCGAACTGGCAGCTCGCGGTCGTCATGGCCGTGTACATCGGGATCCAGCTGGCGTACTGCTTCGGCCTCAAACACCAGGCCGTCCTCGACATCTGCATCGTCTCGTCGGGCTTCCTGCTGCGCGCGATCGCCGGTGGTGTGGCCGCCGAGATTCCGCTGTCGCAGTGGTTCCTGCTGATCATGGCGTTCGGATCGCTGTTCATGGCGGCCGGCAAGCGATACGCCGAGCTCCAGCTGGCGGAGCGCACCGGCGCGAAGATCCGCAAGTCCCTCGAGTACTACACCGGCACCTACCTGCGGTTCGTGTGGACGCTGTCGGCGACGGCTGTCGTGATCTGCTACGGGCTGTGGGCCTTCGAGCAGGATCGCGCGAACGACACCAACCTGTTCGCGATCTCGATGGTGCCCTTCACGATCGCTATCCTGCGATACGCAGTGGACGTCGACGGTGGCGAGGCGGGCGAGCCCGAAGAGATTGCGCTTGGTGACCGAGTGCTCCAGTTCCTCGCGATTGCCTGGATCGGAGTAGTAGGTGTCGCTCTCTACCTCATCTGA
- a CDS encoding MerR family transcriptional regulator translates to MNRPGEWSIQQLARITGTTSRTLRHYGSLGLLEPSRIGANGYRFYDQAALARLQRILLLRELGLGLAAIAADYGRAHAAGLAPDSPEVREITRRHYEWVAAGWQGRRPGADEFAGLAQMYVADPRFAANYDRHGEGTASFVSDAMLAFALDL, encoded by the coding sequence GTGAACCGACCCGGAGAGTGGTCCATCCAGCAGTTGGCGCGGATCACCGGAACCACGAGCCGGACGTTGCGGCACTACGGCAGCCTGGGCCTGCTCGAGCCGAGCCGCATCGGGGCCAACGGGTACCGCTTCTACGACCAGGCCGCGCTCGCGCGGCTGCAGCGGATCCTGCTGCTGCGTGAACTGGGGCTGGGGCTGGCCGCGATCGCCGCCGACTACGGACGCGCCCACGCCGCCGGACTTGCGCCCGACAGCCCCGAAGTGCGGGAGATCACCCGTCGGCACTACGAATGGGTCGCGGCGGGCTGGCAGGGGCGTCGCCCCGGCGCCGACGAGTTCGCGGGCCTGGCCCAGATGTATGTGGCTGACCCCCGGTTCGCGGCGAACTACGACCGGCACGGCGAGGGGACCGCGTCATTCGTCAGCGACGCGATGCTCGCGTTCGCGCTCGACCTGTAG
- a CDS encoding glycosyltransferase: MSALLQRVLLPRAGEPLDVRSLYTEESETNARRAHATSRTSVSIGAESEVSFCSYFNAFPASYWRRWTVLESVVLRLELFGHCRVDVYRSKADGSRIHVEGKEFREGVLEFDIDLGPFEDGGWIWFDITTDAEVELRSAGWYAPVDAPGEGRVAVGIPTFNRPTDAVKALTALASDPLVLEVIDAVIMPDQGTRKVRDEPGFAEAAAILGDKLTIHDQGNLGGSGGYSRIMYEALKNTDSPYILFMDDDIEIEPDSVLRALAMSRFAKSPMLVGGQMLNLQERSHLHTMGEVIDRSVTMWTGAPNAEYDHDFSEYPLSDRENSKNLHRRIDVDGNGWWMCMIPRVCAEEIGLPMPLFIKWDDWEYALRAQRAGYPTATVPGIAIWHMAWSDKDDAIDWQAYFHLRNRLVVAALHMPDSINGLVLHTVKATAKHLLCLEYSTVAIQNLAIQDFLAGPEHVADLLPTALGTVHALRKEYPDAVVLPSSTSLPLPSREDVGNVSLPTNKVAIATRLVKGLVHNVKKSKPEHLEQPQLNVPTLDARWFLLSQVDGVTVTTADGRGVVYRKRDPKVAARLLKESLRLRRELAERFPELAREYQAAAPELTSKERWERVFGI, translated from the coding sequence GTGAGCGCGCTGCTGCAGCGGGTCCTGCTCCCGCGCGCCGGTGAACCGCTCGACGTCCGCAGCCTCTACACCGAGGAATCCGAGACCAACGCGCGCCGCGCGCACGCCACGTCGCGCACGTCGGTCTCGATCGGTGCCGAGTCCGAGGTGTCGTTCTGCAGCTACTTCAACGCGTTCCCCGCGAGCTACTGGCGGCGGTGGACCGTCCTCGAATCCGTCGTGCTGCGGCTCGAACTGTTCGGGCACTGCCGGGTCGACGTCTACCGATCGAAGGCGGACGGTTCTCGAATCCACGTGGAGGGCAAGGAGTTCCGCGAAGGAGTTCTCGAGTTCGACATCGATCTCGGCCCGTTCGAGGACGGCGGCTGGATCTGGTTCGACATCACCACCGACGCCGAGGTGGAACTGCGCAGCGCCGGTTGGTACGCGCCGGTCGACGCCCCGGGTGAGGGCCGCGTCGCGGTGGGAATCCCCACCTTCAACCGCCCCACCGACGCGGTCAAGGCGCTCACAGCGCTGGCGTCCGATCCCCTCGTTCTCGAAGTGATCGACGCCGTGATCATGCCCGACCAGGGCACCCGCAAGGTGCGCGACGAGCCGGGCTTCGCCGAGGCCGCCGCCATCCTCGGCGACAAGCTCACGATTCACGACCAGGGCAACCTCGGTGGCTCCGGCGGCTACAGCCGCATCATGTACGAGGCCCTGAAGAACACCGACAGCCCGTACATCCTGTTCATGGACGACGACATCGAAATCGAGCCGGACTCGGTCCTGCGCGCGCTCGCGATGTCGCGGTTCGCCAAGAGCCCCATGCTCGTCGGCGGCCAGATGCTCAACCTGCAGGAACGAAGCCACCTGCACACGATGGGCGAGGTGATCGACCGCTCCGTCACGATGTGGACGGGTGCGCCGAACGCCGAGTACGACCACGATTTCTCCGAGTACCCGCTGAGCGACCGCGAGAACTCGAAGAACCTGCACCGGCGCATCGACGTCGACGGCAACGGCTGGTGGATGTGCATGATCCCCCGCGTCTGCGCCGAGGAGATCGGTCTCCCGATGCCGCTGTTCATCAAGTGGGACGACTGGGAGTACGCGCTGCGCGCCCAGCGTGCCGGCTACCCGACGGCCACGGTGCCCGGTATCGCGATCTGGCACATGGCGTGGAGCGACAAGGACGACGCCATCGACTGGCAGGCGTACTTCCACCTGAGGAATCGCCTCGTCGTCGCGGCGCTGCACATGCCCGACAGCATCAACGGGCTGGTGCTGCACACGGTCAAGGCCACCGCCAAGCACCTGCTGTGCCTCGAGTACTCCACGGTCGCGATCCAGAACCTCGCGATCCAGGACTTCCTCGCTGGGCCCGAGCACGTCGCCGACCTGCTGCCCACCGCGCTGGGCACCGTCCACGCGCTGCGCAAGGAATACCCCGACGCCGTGGTGCTGCCGTCCTCGACGAGCCTGCCGCTCCCGTCCCGCGAGGACGTGGGCAACGTCAGCCTCCCGACCAACAAGGTGGCCATCGCCACCCGCCTGGTCAAGGGTCTGGTGCACAACGTCAAGAAGTCCAAGCCCGAGCACCTCGAGCAGCCGCAGCTGAACGTGCCGACGCTCGACGCTCGCTGGTTCCTGCTGTCGCAGGTGGACGGTGTCACCGTCACCACCGCCGACGGTCGCGGCGTCGTCTACCGCAAGCGCGACCCCAAGGTCGCGGCGCGGCTGCTCAAGGAATCGCTGCGTCTGCGGCGCGAGCTCGCCGAGCGGTTCCCGGAACTCGCGCGCGAGTACCAGGCCGCCGCGCCGGAGCTGACCAGCAAGGAGAGGTGGGAACGTGTCTTCGGCATCTGA